The genomic stretch TTAGTGACAGTGACATTAATGAGTTCTGATAACCCACCACCATGGACACCAGCGATACCCAGACAGCTGggaaagcattatttctggatgtgtctgtgagggtttGCAGCAGGAGATTGGCGTGTGAGCTGGTGGACTGAGTGGCAAGTTCCACTCTCAATGTGGGAGGGCATGGAGAGGACAAAAAAGTAAGAGAAAGGCAAATTCACACTCTTTCCTGGAGCTGGGACATCCTTTTCTTACCATTGGACATTAGAACTTCAGGCTCTCAGGCTTTGAACTTAGATTTGAACTTGCGCCAGCGGCCATGAGACAGACCTGAAGTACAGACAGACCTGGACCCCCAGCTTCCACTACCACAGACCTCATGGGTAACACAGGGCATCGAGGAGGTGCTAGGTACATGCTTACTTTATTGAGTCGGGGATTTGGGGCCAAATGTCTGTAGGGCCTTCTGCTCTGGAAACTCGACTGAGAATCCCCGACCCTTTTCCCTGAGCCCCTCAGCAGGGAAAGGTAAGAGCCAAAGCCCTGCAAAGCAGCCACCTAGGAAGAAAGACAGCAAATGCAGCAGTTCAGTTCAGTTTCTCATTATAACCCATGTGCTCCCCACTGAGAGCTCTAATACCCAGCACAAACAATTCTGTCTCTCCAAGACTGTACTCTGTGATCTTGGCCTTTGTagagttcctcttttttttggaaTTAGGGGAGTGGCCGGCTCTGGACTTCCTTTAGTTAGGGTGTGTAGACAATGAGTGCTCCCTTGTGGATTGTGAAGTCAAGTGTCCCGGATCTTAGGAGCAGTGGGGAGAGACTGGTTGGCCCAAAGACCAGCAACCACTTGGCTGTGACAGTCCCTTTCTGGAGGAGCTGTGGCTGCAGCAGATCCCTGTGACTTAGTCCCAGCCCTCACAGGGCCTGCACCAGCACCAGGAGGCTCATGACCAGGGCCATGGAGAAGAAGATGCCCAGGAAGAAGCGGTCCATCACACGGGCCAGGCGCTTCCAGTCCTCATGGCAGCGCTGGGCAGCTCGGTGGCTGCGGAAGGTATTGGCAATGGTGGCTACGTGGTGCAGTAGGGCTTCCTGGCGGCACAGACATCGTAGCTCGTGGCAAGGGCCCGATGGGGGGCCAGCCCCTCCTTCAGGAGACTGGGGGCTAGGAGATAACTCAGGTGGCCTGGACTGCCCACAGGGCTCCCCTCTTTCCCGCACGCACAGGCCCCGTGCCAGGTGTCCCAGCAGGAGGGCCCTAGCCCAGGCTGGCACTGGGCGGGCACTGGGACCACAGTAATGCAGGTTCATGATAAGGATGGTGAGTGCTGTTGAGAATGTGACCATGGTCATAGTGGCCATGTAGTACTtccctgaaagagagagagaaagccaatTGACTCAAAACAAaagcctgggccgggcgcggtggctcacgcttgtaatcccagcactttgggaggccgaggcgggcgaatcacgaggtcaggagatcgagaccatggtgaaatcccgtctctactaaaaatacaaaaaaattagccgggcttggtggcgggcgcctgtagtcccagctactcggagaggctgaggcaggagaatggcatgaacccgggaggcggagcttacagtgagccgagattgcgccactgcactccagcctggacgacagagggagactccgtctcaaaaacaacaacaacaacaaaaaaaaccacaaaagccTGTGGATCCTGAGCTTCCCAGCCACCTCTGCACAAATGGAAATAAGCCCACCATGAGGCTCTCCAGACCCTCCAAGTCCCATGGATGGAAGCACGAAGGAGGTAAGGGCCGAGTTCTCCCCATCCTTCATTCCTACACGTGGGTCATCAGAAGCTACTGCTCTCTAATTGCTCCCATCACTGCTGGAGGCTGCACTCATACACAATCCAGGACAGTCCCGCTCTCAAATAACGACGGGCATGAGCTGGGACAAGATACGAATCCTTTTTGTACAAATGGGATACCCAGAGGACCTACTTCCTAGGTTTGTGGTGACGCTTACCTGAGTTAATAAAGGTCAAGTGCTTAGgggagtgcctggcacacagcaagcagTCGACAGATTTTGCCTGTTATTAGGATCTGGGGATACTGATGTTCCACCATCAAGGCCCAGTCGTGAGGGGTGTTCTCCCTGGAAGGAGCTAATCCTTTTCCCTCAGTCTCAAAATGAGGGCACATTCCCAGGACGCCCCCCTCTCACTCTCCGAAGCGGGGCCGTTCCGCAGACCCAGGCCCTGTCGCGGCCCTGCCCTGGGGGGATCCCAGCGCATCGTCAGGTCCCACCGCGCCCCCGCTACTCACCGATCAGCGGCACGCTCTCGGCCGGCGGCATGCTCTCGGCCAGCAGCAGCTGGAAGACGGTGAGCGCCAGCAGCACGGTGACGCCCAGCGACACCTTCTCGCCTGAGTCGGCGGGCAGGTGGAAGGCGAGCGGCGCAAGCAGCGAGATGAGCACGCAGGGCAGCAGCAGGTTGCACACGTAGGCGGCGGCGCGGCGGCGCAGCAGCAGCGTGAAGGTGACGTCGGGGTAGGGCTCGGAGCAGCAGCCGTAGGTGAGCACGCGCCGCCGCGCCGGCATGCCCAGCACGCGCCACTCCACGTTCTCCACGAAGTCCGCCAGGCTGGCGGCAGCGCCGCGCGGCCGCACATCCAGCTGGTGCCCGCCGTGAGTCCAGGAGCCGAACGTCAGGCCGCAGCGCTGGGCGTCGAACGGGAAGGCCGCTACATCCACGCGGCACGAGCTGCGCGTGATGGCCGGCGCGTCCCAGCGCACGGCACCATCGTGGCGCAGGACCACGTTGGTGCTGGCGGAGCCTGGAGGCTGTGCGTCCGCTCTGCGGGCAGGCGGGGCGAGGCTCACCCAGGCTGTCCAGCCGGAGGAGCAGCCCCGGAGGCCGGGAGCCCAGGGTAGACCCCCAGGGGctgaaagaaaccaaaacatCTCCCCAGAATATTGAGGCTCGTTAAGTTCGAGACACTCACGACGCAGGGGAGCACCTTGCCCCAGCGTCTGCTGGCCTGATGGCAGGACATCAGCCCTTCCTTGCTGGAGTCAGCACTTGCTTATCCAAAGGGCACCAGAAGAATGAATCTGGAAACAGATTTTACTctctttccacattttcctgccttttaaAGGCTGGAACTGCTGTCCTTTGTCTTGCCACTATTTATAACTTACTGGCTCTTTCTTGAATTTCTATTTAAGCAAGGCCCATAAGCCACTGCCTTCAGAGAGAAATACTTTTGAACTAAGGCCTTTCCCATGATGGGTACAGCAGATTAATAAACTTCTGCtgtggccgggtgtagtggctcacgcctgtaatcccagcactttgggaggctgaggtgggcggatcacgaggtcaggagatcaagaccaccctggctaacacggtgaaaccccgtctctactaaaaatacaaaaaattagctgggcgtggtggcgggcgcctgtagtcccagttacttgggaggttgaggcaggagaatggcgtgaacccgggaggcggagcttgcagtgagccgagattgcgccactgcactccagcctgggcgacagagcaagactgcgtctcaaataaataaataaataaacttctgcttgtttttctttcgTTAATTTGACTCTTGTTTTCAGAACAAAGCAACACAGAGGGTGGAGTGCACCTAGAGAGACCCGCTGCCTTTCAAGGCCTGGAAGTGGTGGCGCCTGAAGGGCCCAGAAGGGACACAGATGTAGCCAGAGGATGTATAAAAAGGCCTCTGCAGAACCCAGAGGTAGCTCCGGGACACACAGTGACTTCCCTTGGGGGACATCTGCAAAACTGTTAGAGGGGCCCCAGAGAAAATATGCAGAGTTATGTGCTGGCTGGGAGACACGGAACTGGTCAAGGAGACATAAAGCAGTGTTCTAGAGGGCTATGTCCTGGAGGAAAGAGACCCTTAGACAGGCTCCTGGGGGAGCCCTGAGAGACTCAGAGCTAAAAGTGTGCCCTAGAGAGGCCCTTGTGATCCAGATATCTGCCCTGGACCACACAGCAGGTTCCCAGGAGACGTTCAGCCTGGGCT from Nomascus leucogenys isolate Asia chromosome 15, Asia_NLE_v1, whole genome shotgun sequence encodes the following:
- the CHRNA10 gene encoding neuronal acetylcholine receptor subunit alpha-10 isoform X1, giving the protein MGLRSHHLSLGLLLLFLLPAECLGAEGRLALKLFRDLFANYTSALRPVADTDQTLNVTLEVTLSQIIDMDERNQVLTLYLWIRQEWTDAYLQWDPNAYGGLDAIRIPSSLVWRPDIVLYNKADAQPPGSASTNVVLRHDGAVRWDAPAITRSSCRVDVAAFPFDAQRCGLTFGSWTHGGHQLDVRPRGAAASLADFVENVEWRVLGMPARRRVLTYGCCSEPYPDVTFTLLLRRRAAAYVCNLLLPCVLISLLAPLAFHLPADSGEKVSLGVTVLLALTVFQLLLAESMPPAESVPLIGKYYMATMTMVTFSTALTILIMNLHYCGPSARPVPAWARALLLGHLARGLCVRERGEPCGQSRPPELSPSPQSPEGGAGPPSGPCHELRCLCRQEALLHHVATIANTFRSHRAAQRCHEDWKRLARVMDRFFLGIFFSMALVMSLLVLVQAL
- the CHRNA10 gene encoding neuronal acetylcholine receptor subunit alpha-10 isoform X2, with product MPARRRVLTYGCCSEPYPDVTFTLLLRRRAAAYVCNLLLPCVLISLLAPLAFHLPADSGEKVSLGVTVLLALTVFQLLLAESMPPAESVPLIGKYYMATMTMVTFSTALTILIMNLHYCGPSARPVPAWARALLLGHLARGLCVRERGEPCGQSRPPELSPSPQSPEGGAGPPSGPCHELRCLCRQEALLHHVATIANTFRSHRAAQRCHEDWKRLARVMDRFFLGIFFSMALVMSLLVLVQAL